Below is a genomic region from Mucilaginibacter auburnensis.
ATGCCGCTGCTAATAAATCAATAAATGGTGTTTTTACATCGTATTTTTCATTGAAAAACGATTTGGCATCTGATAATTCAGCGGCAGCTAAAACACACGCTGCCGAGTTGGCAGGTTTGGTGAAGGCTGTTTCCGCAGACAAATTAAGCCCAGAGCAACAAACTGCGTGGAAGCTTAACGCTCCAAAACTGCAATTAGCAGCTACAAAATTAAATGGCGCAAAAGATATTGATACGCAAAGAGAGTATTTCGCTGTCCTTTCAAAAACATTGACGGATGCTGTTAAATCATTAAAAATCAACACTTCTGCAATTTATGTACAGTATTGCCCTATGAAAAAAGTGAGTTGGCTAAGTGAGGCTGCCGCTATTAAAAACCCATTTTACGGTAAACAAATGTTAACCTGCGGACAGGTAACTGAAACTTTAGCTGCAAACTAATTAGTTTCAGAAAGCGTTGGCATTGATTTTGTAAATCCTTTATTGGTAAAAAGCCTTATATTTGAAATCTGCTTTACTAAAAACTGGCAACTTAAAGCTGCCCACTACAAAAAATGGGGTCGACCGGAATTGACAGGATGGAGATAAGTAGGTAAGCATGCAGCGCGTTGGGTGAATTAGCGCTTTAATCAGAACACTCAAACTTACAAATGGCGAAAATAACTACGCCTTAGCTGCCTAATTTAGAATTAGCATAGCTTTTGTCCCGCCGGTTTTCCGTTTCATCGGGCCGGCACACGGGGCATCGAAAGATGAAACTGGTTTGCCGGTGGTGCGGAAGGCGAACGAGAAACAGTACCTAAGGAAGAAGGTATAGGTGAGTTACTGACCTTCCCCTTCCCTACAATTTAACAGAACTAAGCATGTAGAAAACTTACCTTATACCATGTTTGGACGAGGGTTCGAATCCCTCCGGCTCCACTTGAAAAAACCGAACCTAAAGTTCGGTTTTTTTATGCAATTATAAATATTGTAACATATTGATAATTAATGTTTTGCAATCACAACGTAGTACTCGAGGGTTCGAATCCATCTTTTCTAAAGATTGCACTTATCTTCACCTGTAGAAGGGATAAGCGTTTGATAATTAGCGATTTTCAATAGTTTAGGGTTATAGACATTCACAAATCTTTCAAAAGCGCTCAAATTTTTTGTGGCAGAATAGTGGCAGTTTTTTGCTCTTTAAAACTGCCACTAATCGAGCCATTAAATGGTTTAAATGGCATTCGGTAATGCGTCTATGTCCAAGATTTTCTTACTTTAGCCAAAATTTGACAAGTCACAAAATAGCAGGCCATGCAATTTGGAGAAAGAATCAAGCAATTGAGAGAAGAGAAAGAATTATTACAGCGACAACTAGCGGCAAGCCTTGAAATTGATACTCCAATGTATAGCAAAATTGAAAGAGGCGAAAGAAGAGCAAAAAGAGAACAAGTAATCGCTTTGGCTCAATTGCTGAACATAAATGAGGAGGAATTATTGACTATTTGGCTGTCAGACAAAATCATTGAGAATGTTGGGAATGAAATAGCTGCATTAGCAGCACTTAAACATGCCGAACAGGAACTAAAAAAGAAATCGAAATAATTGAGCAATGGCTATAGAAATCAAAAAAAACGGCAACAAGATTTTTGCCCCATTGATCGGTAAAGAATTAATCTGTACTCCGGAAGAAGAAGTCAGGCAGGAATACATTGTTCACTTAGTGAATCAATATGGTTATTCCCTTGATCAAATGGCACAAGAGGTAAAAGTAAATAACTCCAAAAGAGGTCAAGGGAAAGCCAGAGCTGACATTGTTATATGGAAAACAAAAGAAGATCGTAACTCTGATAACAGTCCAGTGATAGTGATTGAATGTAAGGCCGAGCAAATTACTATCCATGAGGAGGATTATTATCAAGGCTACAATTATGCTTCTTGGGCTGGCGCCGACTTCTTTGTTACTACCAATTTAAAGGAAACAAAATTCTTTAAAGTGGTCAAAGGTAAAATGCCAAAGCATTTAGAGGAAGTGGTGGAGATACCTAATGTTTCTCAGCTATTTGATGAAAATAAGATTGAAGAATTATTAACCAAGACTAAAGAGTTTACTCGGGACGAGTTTAGTAAATTGTTGTTCAAATGCCATAACATCATCCGGAATAACGATAAGCTATCACCAGAGGCCGCGTTTGATGAAATCAGTAAGATTCTATTTATGAAAATTCGCTACGAAAGAGAACAAGCTAAAACGAAGGCGCTGTTTTCCAGAAAGGAATTTGAAGAATTGAAATTTGCTTATGAAAAAATTACTGGCAAAGATTCACTTCCCTTTTACCAACACTTTTTTGAGAAGACAAAAGAAGTTTTCAAAGCAGATGAAATTTTTGATCATAATGACAGTATAAAAATTCGAGAAACCAGCTTCCTGCAAATTGTGAAGGAGTTAGAGAAATACAATTTATCTAATACTTCTGATGATATAAAAGGTATAGCCTTTGAAGAGTTTTTGGGTAGAACATTTCGTGGAGAGTTAGGTCAGTTCTTTACCCCACGTACCATAGTGGATTATATGGTAGATGTACTTGACCCAGAAGAAGGTGACATAATTTGTGATCCTTGTTGCGGCAGTGGCGGTTTTTTGATTAAAGCATTTGAATATGTGAGGGATAAAATCGAAAAGGATGTCCAAACACAAAAAGAAAAAATCAAGGAGCGCTACTTTGGTCAGGACTATGAAAGATTACCGGAAAAGAGGCAAGAAGAAATAGCCAAACAAGTAGATGAGCTATTTGCCAAGCTCAATTTTGAGTTGGATATACACAATCCCAAAGGCCGTTTAAAAACGCTTTCGTATGACTGCATTTTTGGAACGGACGCCAACCCAAGGATGGCGCGTACTGCCAAAATGAATATGATTATGCATGGAGATGGCCATGGAGGCGTACATCATCATGATGGGTTACTGAATGTCAACGGCATATTTGATGGGCGATTTGATGTCATACTCACCAATCCACCTTTCGGTTCCAGAGTCAACAAAACATTAAAAGTTACTCCTTCTGATGTTCCCAACGAGGACAAAATCAGATTCTATGAAAATCGATACGGCAGCCATTACAGACAAACTGTAGTAAAGCAAATTCAGGATTGGGCAAATCACGATAATGGTCATGGCAAAAGCCGTGGTAAAGCTTTGTTAGACATTTTTGATGTAGGTGTATGGAGTGGTTTGACTGAAGTACTTTTTATGGAAAGATGCCTCAACCTTTTAAAACCAGGTGGCAGAATGGGGATAGTATTGCCAGAAGGCGTATTGAATAATAGTGCGTTGCAAAAAATCAGGGATTACATTGAAGGAAAAGCCAAGATAATCAACATAACTTCCATTCCGCAGGATGTATTTATTGCATCAGGTGCTACGGTAAAACCTAGTTTGCTATTCCTCAAAAAGTTCAGCGAAGAAGAATTGGCAACCTATCACAAAATCACGGAGGATACCACCCAAGAGATCAAAGACAAGTACCAGCCCAAATTGGATGAACTGAAAGCGACTTTCAAAAAGGAAGAGAAGAAATTGAAAGAAAGTAAGTCAGCCAAAGAGTTTCATGCGTTGAAAAAGAGATATGCAGAAGATATTAAGCAAATAGAAGACCTTATTGCTGCGGAGATTAAACCGCTTGTAAAAGAGCGTTTCGATTACCCTATTCCAGTTATTGAAGTTGAGAAAGCAGGTATATCCAGTACGGGTGCACCCTGCGAAAATGAGTTAGAAGAAGTGGCCATAGAGTTCAGGGCTTATCGAAAAAAAGCCAAACTATGGACTGAGCCAAAGAAAGAAACACAATACCCTGTAGATGATGAAGGTAACATTTCCCGACTGCAGTTGATTGACGGAAACATTGTAAGCGAAGCCGAAATATTTTATCAAGTATATGCCCACTGAGACCGCATTTAAATATCTCAATGAAGTACGCTTCATGACCCTGTCAAATTGGAGCGTGGGTGCTATTCTGAGCGACAAAGTATTATATAAAGATGGGTTCAAATTAGAGCCTATCGGAAATCTCATTATACGCAACCGTGAGAAAGAAATACTGGAAGATGATAAGGCATATAAGCAAGTAACTATCAAACTGTATGGTAAAGGTGTGATACAGCGAGGTGATGAACTGATTCTCGGCAAAGACATTGGCACAAAGAACCAATTCCGTATTTCAGAAGGACAATTCATTATGAGCAAGATAGATGCTCGTAATGGGGCGTTCGGTATCGTACCTGCCGAATTGGAAGGTGCAATCACCACACAGGATTTTTTGAGCTACAATATCAATACAGAAAAGATACTGCCCGAATTTTTCAACCTGATCACAGGCACAAAACACTTTGCCGAACTGTGCCAAAAAGCCAGCTCAGGCACTACAGGTCGCCAAAGGGTGGATGAAAAAGCCTTTTTAGGGTTTAGGATTCCTGTACCTGATAAAGACTTGCAATCAAAATGGATCAACGATTTTCAATCAAAAACCGAAGAATCAAAACGGTTAGAGACTTCTGCTTTAATAGCAATCAAAGAGCTGGAAAAATACCAAAGTGAGACATTGGGTATATCAGTAAATAAGAACGAAAATAAGAAGGGGTTATACTTCGTAAATCTGAAATCTTTGAATCGTTGGGACGTATGGAATAAAAGTATTGAATACCACTCGGGAA
It encodes:
- a CDS encoding N-6 DNA methylase: MAIEIKKNGNKIFAPLIGKELICTPEEEVRQEYIVHLVNQYGYSLDQMAQEVKVNNSKRGQGKARADIVIWKTKEDRNSDNSPVIVIECKAEQITIHEEDYYQGYNYASWAGADFFVTTNLKETKFFKVVKGKMPKHLEEVVEIPNVSQLFDENKIEELLTKTKEFTRDEFSKLLFKCHNIIRNNDKLSPEAAFDEISKILFMKIRYEREQAKTKALFSRKEFEELKFAYEKITGKDSLPFYQHFFEKTKEVFKADEIFDHNDSIKIRETSFLQIVKELEKYNLSNTSDDIKGIAFEEFLGRTFRGELGQFFTPRTIVDYMVDVLDPEEGDIICDPCCGSGGFLIKAFEYVRDKIEKDVQTQKEKIKERYFGQDYERLPEKRQEEIAKQVDELFAKLNFELDIHNPKGRLKTLSYDCIFGTDANPRMARTAKMNMIMHGDGHGGVHHHDGLLNVNGIFDGRFDVILTNPPFGSRVNKTLKVTPSDVPNEDKIRFYENRYGSHYRQTVVKQIQDWANHDNGHGKSRGKALLDIFDVGVWSGLTEVLFMERCLNLLKPGGRMGIVLPEGVLNNSALQKIRDYIEGKAKIINITSIPQDVFIASGATVKPSLLFLKKFSEEELATYHKITEDTTQEIKDKYQPKLDELKATFKKEEKKLKESKSAKEFHALKKRYAEDIKQIEDLIAAEIKPLVKERFDYPIPVIEVEKAGISSTGAPCENELEEVAIEFRAYRKKAKLWTEPKKETQYPVDDEGNISRLQLIDGNIVSEAEIFYQVYAH
- a CDS encoding helix-turn-helix domain-containing protein, giving the protein MQFGERIKQLREEKELLQRQLAASLEIDTPMYSKIERGERRAKREQVIALAQLLNINEEELLTIWLSDKIIENVGNEIAALAALKHAEQELKKKSK
- a CDS encoding DUF3347 domain-containing protein encodes the protein MSLKNIWVVILSLFVFAAEVKAQDAAANKSINGVFTSYFSLKNDLASDNSAAAKTHAAELAGLVKAVSADKLSPEQQTAWKLNAPKLQLAATKLNGAKDIDTQREYFAVLSKTLTDAVKSLKINTSAIYVQYCPMKKVSWLSEAAAIKNPFYGKQMLTCGQVTETLAAN
- a CDS encoding restriction endonuclease subunit S, coding for MPTETAFKYLNEVRFMTLSNWSVGAILSDKVLYKDGFKLEPIGNLIIRNREKEILEDDKAYKQVTIKLYGKGVIQRGDELILGKDIGTKNQFRISEGQFIMSKIDARNGAFGIVPAELEGAITTQDFLSYNINTEKILPEFFNLITGTKHFAELCQKASSGTTGRQRVDEKAFLGFRIPVPDKDLQSKWINDFQSKTEESKRLETSALIAIKELEKYQSETLGISVNKNENKKGLYFVNLKSLNRWDVWNKSIEYHSGSYELLPLKVLIKLQSGKFLPKSKQKAGDYIVYGGNGPTGSHDEYIFSGKRIVIGRVGEYCGNVHLIDGEYWITDNAFKVDKLSEAVTWEYLEIALKTLQLNNFRVQSAQPSIAQGTILSLSIPIPNPAMQKEITNYVHVQRTKINSDFEKSEGLKLEAIKEFESAIFNID